A stretch of Fluviicola sp. DNA encodes these proteins:
- a CDS encoding gliding motility-associated C-terminal domain-containing protein: MKKGLLLLALTSLLLSIAKPAFSQNDEKSTLIGNPGIREFGVAICADNSGYKYIGGESGQKGLIVKQNALNVIQWSKTLTFTSDPNDWVSMGFLDVVGDTVFGCGKIADNANAIGKGSFYFKMNAQTGAVYWSRYEASGPNYLSCMRYSNGKFFLVGGGYGASTNYGGRVLAVSSQTGQVLWQTNSLQGVFTTPGGYSRTLFVSATEMINGKMYITGSVHNFNISMERPFLLGITENGTIFLQKYIDLPVAQWTLDEYIGQRIEYDQDQNLILIVSDNITNVTMDPFFVKCDTSGNLIFAKRYGLPGNNLKVLTALNETATHYVLYGFNITGGQHLYAVKVSKNGVFDKCVAISKPNVYYYVPFGLDFLMGNSTFLNGLHYFVTAESASTVFDMNINQIILDEDLNIVGDCSETLELPYLETNVPASMVQLSISAAPFPLTYTNGITIQDEPFQDPCTTVSLNLVQNTGCQVSVTAATVGFTDPTFYWSNGTSGTSDTLAVSTSDTIIVRVLDTKCCELIDTIVPSITSSSFVMNLPNDTTVCLQPGSSFTINPVFSGANGAITYLWNNASTGSSLNVTQAGTYWVDVSDGCVTLRDSITIGINFLPLIGDTADVEVCTGNFPILLNPTVSAGATVLWDDGTNTASRSVNGPGNYTISATNSCGTVNAIISVTQINLPDVQVIPSIDTCIQNGGNIVLAPIFSDVTTILWQDGSSGNQLTVSTSGNYTVYASNSCGTDSASCFVIIHYFPELFLPATLDTCFDIGVGFSYTAAGSPGFYQWSSGSQTASEWISQEGTYSVTLTNQCRSVTDSMQVRRFTEVDLYFPEDSVKVCEKQLSVSVLQIETNYSLEIFEPDGDPAGTYLNESGWYLVHAFNPCGERWDSIYVNLQNEQFFYLPNSFTPNNDGHNDRFEFKGENITVREIRIFNRWGEEIFTETGAFKGWDGMYRGEICPDGIYAIHAIYEDCFGLPTEFNGHVNLIR; this comes from the coding sequence ATGAAAAAAGGACTACTTCTTCTGGCGCTGACTTCCTTATTGTTAAGTATCGCGAAGCCGGCATTTTCCCAAAATGATGAGAAAAGTACCCTGATAGGAAATCCGGGAATCCGGGAATTTGGCGTGGCTATTTGCGCAGACAATTCGGGGTACAAATACATTGGCGGTGAGTCCGGTCAAAAAGGGCTGATTGTCAAACAAAATGCGCTGAATGTGATCCAGTGGAGTAAAACGCTGACTTTTACTTCTGATCCGAACGACTGGGTGAGTATGGGTTTTTTAGATGTTGTAGGAGATACTGTTTTCGGATGCGGTAAGATAGCGGATAATGCGAATGCTATAGGGAAAGGATCTTTTTATTTCAAGATGAATGCTCAGACCGGTGCAGTTTATTGGTCCAGATACGAAGCAAGCGGCCCCAATTATTTATCCTGTATGCGCTATTCAAACGGGAAATTTTTCCTGGTTGGAGGAGGTTATGGAGCTTCCACCAATTATGGGGGAAGAGTACTGGCGGTTTCTTCTCAAACGGGGCAGGTTCTTTGGCAAACCAACAGCTTACAGGGAGTTTTTACCACACCGGGCGGTTACTCACGTACCTTATTTGTGAGCGCAACCGAAATGATTAACGGAAAAATGTACATTACGGGTTCCGTTCATAATTTCAATATAAGCATGGAACGGCCATTCCTGCTGGGTATTACTGAAAACGGAACGATTTTTTTACAGAAGTACATCGATCTCCCGGTGGCGCAATGGACACTTGACGAATACATCGGACAACGCATTGAATATGATCAGGACCAAAACCTGATACTGATTGTTTCAGATAACATTACGAATGTTACCATGGATCCGTTTTTTGTCAAGTGTGATACATCGGGAAACCTGATTTTTGCCAAGCGTTACGGACTTCCGGGTAATAACCTGAAAGTATTGACTGCGCTGAATGAAACAGCAACCCACTATGTCCTTTACGGGTTCAACATAACAGGAGGACAACACTTATATGCGGTAAAGGTTTCCAAAAACGGAGTTTTCGATAAATGCGTTGCGATCAGCAAACCGAATGTTTACTATTATGTTCCCTTCGGTCTTGATTTTTTGATGGGAAACAGTACTTTTCTCAACGGGCTTCATTATTTCGTGACAGCTGAATCTGCAAGCACCGTTTTTGATATGAACATCAACCAGATTATTTTGGACGAAGATCTGAACATCGTTGGAGATTGTTCTGAAACCCTTGAATTGCCTTATCTGGAAACAAATGTTCCGGCCTCCATGGTACAGTTGTCTATCTCTGCCGCTCCTTTTCCGCTTACGTACACCAACGGAATTACCATCCAGGATGAACCTTTTCAGGATCCCTGTACAACCGTATCCCTGAACCTCGTACAAAATACAGGTTGTCAGGTAAGTGTTACCGCAGCTACTGTTGGATTTACAGACCCGACTTTTTACTGGTCGAACGGAACCAGTGGGACTTCTGATACATTGGCAGTAAGTACTTCCGATACGATCATTGTTCGCGTGCTGGATACCAAATGCTGTGAGTTAATCGATACGATTGTTCCTTCCATTACTTCGTCTTCTTTTGTGATGAACCTGCCGAACGATACAACAGTTTGTTTGCAACCCGGAAGTTCATTTACCATCAATCCGGTTTTTTCCGGTGCAAACGGTGCGATTACTTATTTGTGGAATAATGCTTCTACGGGTTCTTCATTGAATGTCACACAAGCTGGAACTTATTGGGTAGATGTGTCTGATGGCTGTGTCACTTTGCGTGATTCGATTACAATCGGCATCAATTTTTTACCGCTTATCGGAGATACTGCGGATGTAGAAGTGTGTACAGGAAACTTTCCGATTCTTTTAAATCCTACGGTTTCTGCCGGTGCAACCGTTTTGTGGGATGATGGAACTAACACTGCATCAAGAAGTGTAAACGGTCCCGGGAACTACACGATTTCCGCAACAAATTCCTGTGGAACGGTCAATGCGATTATTTCGGTTACTCAAATAAATCTGCCGGATGTGCAGGTAATTCCTTCGATTGACACCTGTATTCAAAATGGTGGAAACATAGTACTTGCTCCGATATTCAGTGATGTAACAACCATTCTTTGGCAGGACGGAAGCAGCGGAAACCAGTTAACAGTATCAACCTCCGGAAATTATACGGTTTATGCATCCAATAGCTGCGGAACCGATTCTGCGAGTTGTTTCGTAATTATCCACTATTTCCCCGAATTATTCCTGCCTGCAACCTTGGACACTTGTTTCGATATAGGAGTCGGGTTTTCCTACACCGCAGCTGGTTCTCCGGGTTTCTACCAATGGAGTTCGGGTTCGCAAACTGCATCCGAATGGATTTCGCAGGAAGGAACTTATAGCGTAACGCTGACCAACCAATGCAGAAGTGTGACTGATTCCATGCAGGTACGACGATTCACAGAAGTTGATCTGTACTTTCCGGAAGATTCGGTCAAAGTGTGTGAAAAACAATTGTCCGTATCGGTATTGCAGATAGAAACGAATTACAGCCTGGAGATCTTTGAACCTGACGGAGATCCGGCAGGAACTTACCTGAATGAATCGGGTTGGTACCTGGTTCATGCGTTCAATCCTTGCGGGGAAAGATGGGATTCGATCTACGTGAACCTGCAGAATGAACAATTCTTCTACCTGCCGAATTCCTTTACACCGAATAATGACGGACACAACGACCGTTTTGAATTTAAAGGAGAAAATATCACGGTGCGGGAAATCCGGATTTTCAATCGCTGGGGAGAAGAGATCTTTACCGAAACAGGTGCATTTAAAGGCTGGGACGGTATGTATCGCGGGGAAATCTGTCCTGATGGAATCTACGCCATTCATGCAATTTATGAAGATTGTTTCGGGTTGCCCACTGAGTTTAACGGACATGTAAACCTGATTCGGTAA